The proteins below come from a single Mycolicibacterium sp. TY81 genomic window:
- a CDS encoding adenylate kinase produces the protein MRMVLLGPPGAGKGTQAEKLAEKFGIPQISTGDLFRSNISKGTPLGVEAKKYLDAGDLVPAELTNALVDDRLDADDTAAGFILDGFPRSVEQAVALKEMLAKRNLKLDAVLEFRVSESELLTRLKSRGRADDTEEVILNRMKVYRDETAPLLDYYRDELVSVDAVGSLDEVFARALQALGS, from the coding sequence ATGAGAATGGTTCTGCTGGGACCGCCGGGAGCAGGCAAGGGCACTCAGGCCGAGAAGCTGGCCGAGAAGTTCGGCATCCCGCAGATCTCCACGGGCGACCTGTTTCGTAGCAACATCAGCAAGGGCACCCCGCTCGGTGTCGAGGCCAAGAAGTACCTCGACGCCGGCGACCTGGTCCCGGCCGAGCTGACCAACGCGCTGGTCGACGACCGTCTCGACGCCGACGACACCGCCGCCGGGTTCATCCTCGACGGCTTCCCCCGCTCGGTCGAGCAGGCCGTCGCGCTGAAGGAGATGCTGGCCAAGCGCAACCTGAAGCTGGACGCCGTGCTGGAGTTCCGCGTGTCGGAGTCCGAGCTGCTGACCCGGTTGAAAAGCCGCGGCCGCGCCGACGACACCGAAGAGGTCATCCTCAACCGCATGAAGGTGTACCGGGACGAGACCGCCCCGCTGCTCGACTACTACCGGGACGAGCTCGTGTCGGTCGACGCTGTCGGCAGCCTGGATGAGGTTTTCGCCCGCGCCCTGCAGGCGCTCGGCAGCTGA
- the secY gene encoding preprotein translocase subunit SecY, protein MLSAFISSLRTADLRRKILFTLGVVVLYRAGAALPSPGVNYPNVQKCIEQVSGGDAAQVYSLINLFSGGALLHLSVLAVGVMPYITASIIVQLLVVVIPRFEQLQKEGQSGQAKMTQYTRYLAIALAVLQGTSIVAMAASGNLLQGCTLNIIQDQSIFTLVVIVLVMTAGAALVMWMGELVTERGIGNGMSLMIFAGIAARIPSEGQSILESRGGVVFASVVAATLIIIVGVVFVEQGQRRIPVQYAKRMVGRRMYGGTSTYLPLKVNQAGVIPVIFASSLIYIPHLITQLVTAGDPNASNGWWSKAIAKYLTNPADPVYIAIYFGLIIFFTYFYVSITFNPDERADEMKKFGGFIPGIRPGKPTADYLRYVLSRITLPGSIYLGIIAVLPNLFLEIGNSGSVQNLPFGGTAVLIMIGVGLDTVKQIESQLMQRNYEGFLK, encoded by the coding sequence GTGCTTTCGGCTTTTATCTCGTCCCTGCGGACGGCCGATCTGCGACGCAAGATCCTCTTCACGCTGGGTGTAGTCGTCCTGTATCGGGCCGGTGCCGCGTTGCCGTCCCCCGGGGTGAACTACCCGAACGTGCAGAAGTGCATCGAGCAGGTCAGTGGCGGTGACGCCGCACAGGTCTACTCGCTGATCAACCTGTTCTCCGGCGGTGCGCTGCTGCACCTGTCGGTGCTGGCGGTCGGCGTGATGCCCTACATCACCGCCAGCATCATCGTGCAGCTGCTGGTCGTGGTCATCCCGCGCTTCGAACAGCTGCAGAAGGAAGGCCAGTCCGGTCAGGCCAAGATGACGCAGTACACGCGTTATCTCGCGATCGCGCTGGCAGTTCTGCAGGGCACCTCGATCGTCGCGATGGCCGCGAGCGGCAACCTGCTGCAGGGCTGCACGCTGAACATCATCCAGGACCAGAGCATCTTCACCCTGGTCGTGATCGTGCTGGTCATGACCGCGGGCGCCGCCCTGGTCATGTGGATGGGCGAGCTCGTCACCGAGCGTGGCATCGGTAACGGCATGTCGCTGATGATCTTCGCCGGCATCGCCGCCCGCATCCCGTCCGAAGGCCAGTCCATCCTGGAGAGCCGCGGCGGCGTCGTGTTCGCCTCCGTCGTGGCCGCGACGCTGATCATCATCGTCGGTGTCGTCTTCGTCGAGCAGGGCCAGCGCCGTATCCCGGTGCAATACGCCAAGCGTATGGTGGGCCGCCGGATGTACGGCGGTACCTCGACCTACCTGCCCCTGAAGGTCAACCAGGCCGGCGTCATCCCCGTCATCTTCGCGTCGTCGCTGATCTACATCCCGCACCTGATCACCCAGCTGGTCACCGCCGGTGATCCGAACGCATCCAACGGCTGGTGGTCCAAGGCGATCGCCAAGTACCTGACCAACCCGGCCGATCCGGTCTACATCGCGATCTACTTCGGGCTGATCATCTTCTTCACCTACTTCTACGTGTCCATCACGTTCAACCCCGATGAGCGGGCGGACGAGATGAAGAAGTTCGGTGGCTTCATCCCCGGCATCCGGCCCGGCAAGCCGACGGCGGACTACCTGCGGTACGTCCTGAGCCGGATCACCCTGCCCGGCTCGATCTACCTGGGCATCATCGCCGTGCTGCCCAATCTGTTCCTCGAGATCGGCAACTCCGGTAGCGTGCAGAACTTGCCGTTCGGCGGTACGGCCGTGCTGATCATGATCGGTGTGGGTCTGGACACGGTGAAGCAAATCGAGAGCCAGCTCATGCAGCGCAACTACGAAGGGTTCCTCAAATGA
- a CDS encoding class I SAM-dependent methyltransferase → MARTDNDTWDLASSVGATATLVAAARALATNSEDPIIDDPFAAPLVRAVGVEFFTKLVDGATDPAQFGAGYGPTMSQLTNGMAARTRFFDDFFRDAGKAGIRQAVILAAGLDSRAYRLVWPAGTVVFEIDQPDVIEFKSKTLSDLGAAPTTERRTVAIDLRDDWPAALRAAGLDPAKPTAWIAEGLFGYLPPEAQDRLLDQISELSAPGSRMGAEGVPATPDLDEDAVRERMKAASEHWRDQGFELDFSDLVYLGDRADVDTYLQGHGWQTTAVTSNELLVRNGLPAVAADPNGQPSMGEVNYVTALR, encoded by the coding sequence ATGGCACGCACTGACAACGACACGTGGGACCTGGCATCGAGCGTAGGAGCGACCGCGACCCTGGTCGCCGCCGCCCGCGCCCTCGCCACCAATTCCGAAGACCCGATCATCGACGACCCGTTCGCCGCTCCCCTGGTCCGCGCCGTCGGGGTCGAGTTCTTCACCAAGCTGGTCGACGGCGCCACCGATCCCGCCCAGTTCGGCGCCGGCTACGGCCCGACCATGTCGCAGCTGACCAACGGGATGGCGGCGCGCACCAGATTCTTCGACGACTTCTTCCGGGACGCCGGCAAGGCCGGTATCCGGCAGGCCGTCATCCTGGCCGCGGGCCTCGACTCGCGGGCCTACCGCCTGGTCTGGCCGGCGGGCACCGTCGTCTTCGAGATCGACCAGCCCGACGTCATCGAGTTCAAGTCCAAGACCCTGTCGGATCTCGGCGCGGCGCCGACCACCGAACGGCGCACGGTGGCGATCGACCTGCGCGACGACTGGCCTGCCGCACTGCGCGCCGCTGGCCTGGACCCCGCCAAGCCCACCGCATGGATCGCGGAGGGCCTGTTCGGCTACCTGCCGCCCGAAGCACAGGACCGGCTGCTCGACCAGATCTCCGAACTGTCCGCACCGGGCAGCCGGATGGGCGCCGAAGGTGTGCCGGCCACACCGGACCTCGACGAGGACGCCGTGCGCGAGCGGATGAAGGCCGCGTCGGAACACTGGCGCGACCAGGGCTTCGAACTCGACTTCAGCGATCTGGTCTATCTCGGTGACCGCGCCGACGTGGACACCTATCTGCAGGGCCACGGCTGGCAGACCACCGCCGTCACCTCCAACGAACTGCTGGTCCGCAACGGCCTGCCGGCCGTCGCGGCCGACCCGAACGGCCAGCCCTCGATGGGCGAGGTCAACTACGTCACCGCACTGCGCTGA
- a CDS encoding class I SAM-dependent methyltransferase: MTRTDSDTWDLASSVGATATMVATARALATKEAEPLIRDPYADPLVRAVGVEFFIKLLDGQVDLSGEVGTAAAMMTNLMAVRTKFFDDFFTTAGDAGIRQAVILAAGLDSRAYRLDWPAGTVVYEIDQPEVIAAKTGTMAQIGATPTCERRTVAIDLREDWPAALRAAGFDPSAPTAWIAEGLLIYLPPEAQDKLFDNITALSAPGSRLATEFHTDHGAGMRERGAAMSERWRGAGLDLNLTDLWYQGERTSVVEHLDASGWNTTARPRLEVFAEYGRPLAETEDTAALRNSLSVTATKN; this comes from the coding sequence ATGACCCGGACCGACAGCGACACCTGGGACCTGGCCTCGAGCGTGGGCGCGACCGCCACGATGGTGGCGACCGCCCGCGCCCTGGCGACGAAGGAAGCCGAACCGCTCATTCGCGATCCGTACGCCGATCCGCTGGTGCGGGCCGTCGGCGTCGAGTTCTTCATCAAGCTGCTCGACGGGCAGGTCGATCTCAGCGGCGAGGTCGGGACGGCCGCCGCCATGATGACCAACCTGATGGCGGTGCGGACGAAGTTCTTCGACGACTTCTTCACCACCGCGGGTGACGCCGGCATCCGGCAGGCCGTCATCCTCGCCGCCGGACTGGACTCGCGCGCCTACCGGTTGGACTGGCCGGCCGGCACCGTCGTCTACGAGATCGACCAGCCCGAGGTGATCGCCGCCAAGACCGGGACCATGGCACAGATCGGGGCCACCCCGACGTGCGAACGCCGCACCGTGGCGATCGACCTGCGCGAGGACTGGCCGGCCGCACTGCGCGCCGCCGGATTCGACCCGTCGGCACCGACGGCCTGGATCGCCGAGGGGCTGCTGATCTATCTGCCGCCCGAGGCGCAGGACAAGCTGTTCGACAACATCACCGCACTGTCGGCGCCGGGCAGCCGCCTGGCCACGGAGTTCCACACCGACCACGGCGCCGGCATGCGTGAGCGCGGTGCCGCCATGAGCGAGCGGTGGCGCGGCGCCGGTCTCGACCTCAACCTGACCGACCTCTGGTACCAGGGCGAGCGCACCTCGGTGGTCGAGCACCTGGACGCCAGCGGCTGGAATACCACGGCCCGCCCGCGCCTTGAAGTTTTCGCGGAGTACGGCCGTCCCCTCGCCGAGACAGAAGACACTGCGGCACTGCGTAATTCCCTGTCCGTGACGGCCACCAAGAACTAG
- a CDS encoding class I SAM-dependent methyltransferase, with protein sequence MTRTDGDSWDLASSVGATATMVAGQRAFAHREQLINDPYAEPLVRAVGLDFFTKALDGDIDLSAVNPAFTPRRAAEGMTVRTRWFDQLFLDAAAAGVRQAVILAAGLDARAYRLPWPAGTVVYEVDQPEVIEFKSTTLADIGAAPTATRRTVAVDLRDDWMQALRDNGFDPAAPTAWIAEGLLIYLPPEAQDRLFDNITALSAPGSFVATEQVGDLSSAFDDERMQQMRDRMKALGSNIEMADLIYQGDRNHVTDYLTSLGWDVTARTVEEAHADNGFQYPDDELSRAWTQLKYVRAVLNRKA encoded by the coding sequence ATGACACGAACCGACGGAGATTCCTGGGACCTGGCGTCCAGCGTGGGGGCCACCGCGACCATGGTCGCCGGGCAACGTGCCTTCGCCCACCGCGAGCAACTGATCAACGACCCGTACGCCGAGCCGCTGGTGCGCGCCGTCGGGCTGGACTTCTTCACCAAGGCGCTGGACGGCGACATCGACCTCAGCGCCGTCAACCCGGCGTTCACGCCGCGGCGCGCGGCGGAGGGCATGACGGTACGCACCCGCTGGTTCGACCAGCTGTTCCTCGACGCGGCCGCGGCCGGCGTCCGACAGGCCGTGATCCTGGCCGCCGGTCTGGACGCGCGCGCCTACCGGCTGCCCTGGCCCGCGGGCACCGTCGTCTACGAGGTGGACCAGCCCGAGGTCATCGAGTTCAAGTCGACGACACTCGCCGATATCGGCGCCGCCCCCACCGCGACGCGGCGCACCGTCGCGGTCGACCTGCGCGACGACTGGATGCAGGCGCTGCGCGACAACGGTTTCGATCCCGCGGCGCCCACCGCGTGGATCGCCGAAGGACTGCTGATCTACCTGCCGCCGGAGGCCCAGGACAGGTTGTTCGACAACATCACCGCCCTGTCGGCGCCGGGCAGCTTCGTGGCCACCGAACAGGTCGGCGATCTGAGCTCCGCGTTCGACGACGAGCGCATGCAGCAGATGCGCGATCGGATGAAGGCCCTGGGTTCGAACATCGAGATGGCCGACCTCATCTACCAGGGCGACCGCAACCATGTCACCGACTACCTGACGAGCCTCGGCTGGGACGTCACCGCGCGGACGGTCGAAGAGGCGCACGCCGACAACGGTTTCCAGTACCCGGACGACGAGTTGTCCCGGGCCTGGACTCAGCTCAAGTATGTCCGCGCGGTCCTGAACCGGAAGGCCTGA